From Aliamphritea hakodatensis:
GCTGGCTGGGAATGTTGAGAATCTCCAGCTCGAAGGCCTGAATACGGGTGTTATTCAGGACGAAGCGGGCTTCCGTCAGCGTTTGGCTGCCGTTTTCACCGCTGGCCGGTGGCGCAGCGTCCTGCTTCAGCTTGGTAAGCTGGTCACGCAGGCCAGTGGATTTGTCCTGATAATTGCTGACCTGATTATCGAGGGTGTTAAATTGCTGCTCCAGTGCCAGCAGGTTGGCCTGTGCCGGTGCCAGCCGGTTCTCCAGTTTTTCCAGTGGCTGGGAGCGCCAGTTTTTGGCCCCGACTGCCGGTTCCGGCGCAGCCAGCTGCGCCTGCAGTTCTTCGATCAGCCCGGGCAGGTTGGCCAGATTATCCCGTAGCCGGGTTACCCGGGTTTCCAGGCGTTTTGTTTCCTGTAATACCGACAGGGTTTGCTGGTAAATTTCCCGTTGCTTGCTGTTGGCCGGATTGTCAGCATTCAGTGCATCCAGCTGTTGGCGGGTGCTGGCGATCTGTTCAGCTATATCGGCGCTGGCAAACGGGGTGAAGAGTACGGAAATACAAATTATCAGCGTTAAAACTGCTGGTTGTAATCGGTCACAGAATGATGGATAAAGACGTTTCACAATGGCATTCCCCGGTGGCACACAGCGTTAATACTATTGGATAGACCCGGGCAATGTAAGGGGAATTATCCCTGTCCCGGAACAGATTAAGGAGCAAAAGGATGGCGGTAGCCGGATTCAACTCAATACTGCGGGCCGGACTGGCAGCACTGCTGACGATGTCACTGGCCGGTACGGCTGCCGCTGCGGAAGAGCGTCCGCTGAGCGGGGCCGAGATCCAGCAGTTGCTGGCGGGGAAAACCGCCTATCTGGATAACGGTGCGGTACAGACCTTCAGCAGTAATGGCGATACGCTGTATTTCCATGAACCCCGCCCGCTGGAACGGGGTACCTGGAAGACCGATGGCAACGAATACTGCTCTGAGTGGGGTGGCCGCTGGAGCTGCTATAAAATGACCGGTGACGGTGCCGACCGGATTACCTGGATCGGTGGCGGTACCACTTACCCGGCCCGGATTGAAGCGGGCAATATCTTTCAATAATAAGGACATACGATGAAGGTAGCCGTATATTGCGGGTCCAGCATGGGCAATGATGAGGCATATGCTGAAGCGGCCTGTGCACTGGGTAAATACTTTGCTGAACAAAATATCTCGCTGGTCTATGGCGGCGGTAAAGTCGGTCTGATGGGGGTCGTTGCGGATGCCGTACTGGATAACGGCGGACAGGTCATCGGAGTTATCCCGACTCATCTGAAGCATAAAGAGATTGGCCATCCCGGGCTGACAGAGCTGATAGAAGTATCTGATATGCATGCCCGTAAAGCCAAAATGGCTGAGCTGGCGGATGCCTACGTAGCATTGCCCGGCGGGGCCGGTACCATGGATGAATTCTTCGAGATCTGGACATGGGCACAGCTGGGTCATCATCAGAAGCCCTGCGCGCTGTATAACGTCAATGGTTTTTATGACAGCCTGCTGACGTTTATCCACAGTGCAAAGGATGCCGGGTTTACCCGGGACGCCTTTGCAGAGATGATCATTGTGGCCACTGAACCTCAGCAGCTACTGGCGGCGTATGAGCGTTATGAGTCGCCGGCCGGAAAGTGGAACTGACCGGCTGCCGCCGCTGCCGGAATCGTTAGTAACGACTGGCAGCGGTTATTATCATCGTATGATCAGTGTCCGAACTGATAGCCGGTCTGCATAATGAAAGGGGCCCGGAAATCATCTTTCATAAAGTAATACACCCCCTGCGCTTCGTCGTTCATGATTGAATAACATCCCCAGCCTGAGCCGAAATCTGAACAGTAGCGGTTGTTTTCTGCTTTCCATTTGCCTTCAGACGGTTTGGCGTCACCTTCTTTCATCCACAGGGTCAGGCCTGATTCTGAAAAATACTGAGACGTTTTGCCGCCGAAGTGTACCCCGGCAACGGTATTACCTTTCAGCAGGCTGTTGATTTGCTGAGTATTCAGTGCCGTTTCTGCTGCCTGAACACTGCCAGCCAGTAGAAGCAGGGGAAGTATGTTGCGAACGCGCATATCAGATATCCTTATTGTCTGATGGGAAGGGACAGGCATATGACCGGTGAAATCCGGATTGGTTTCCTGAAGCTCCCCTGCGTACGGGATGTCAGCCGCAAGCCGGTTCAGGTCGCGTTTGTATAACCGGATGAATTGCCCGGCTATGCCGCGGCGCTTATAATTTGACCGCTGGTTTTAAGCCTTCACCGAGCGATTGCCGTTGTTTATGTCACGTACCTTTATCTGGATTCTGATTTCCCTGGCCCTGCATGCCTTGCTTGCATGGGGCTGGCTTTCGTACGTGCCGGAAAAAGCGGCCGGCGGTGGCAGCATTACGGTGAATCTGACTGCAGGGGCTGCAGACACCGCACCTGCGGCATCACCCGCTGATGCGCAACAGCCAACGGATGTGGCACAGTCACAGGATATTTCTGCGCCGTCAGAACCGGCGGTGACGGCTGCAGCCGAAACACCGGCAGCGCCGGTTCCGGAGCCTGCGGTGCAGGCGGTGGACAATATACCCGCTGAAGTGGCCACCCGGGTAACTGATACCCCTGAGCCGGTGGCGCAGCCAGCCAAACCTGAGGCCCGCAAGCCGCAGGTGACAGAGCACACTGCTGCACCGGCAGAACCGCCTGCGGAGCAACCTCAGAAGACCAAACCCGAAGCCGTGGCTGAGGCCGCCCCTGCTCCGGTGGAAAAGAACACAGCCGAACCGCTGCCAGTGAAAAAACCGGCGGCGGTTGCTGCGGCAAAACCCCCGGTAAAATCGGCTGATCCGGTTGTTCAGGCGGAGGAGACGGTTAAGCCAGCGCCGCAGTCTACAGAGCCGCCTGTGGAGCAGCTTGTGGAACGGCCTGTAACGCCGCTTGCAGAAGCATTATCAGCAGCAGAAACCGGATCATCGCAGGCGGAGCAGGAGTTTGCTACGGAAGATGCTCAGCAGGCCGGTGTCGCGGCTCAGCCGGCAGCGGGGGATTTTCTGCAAGCCCGGAT
This genomic window contains:
- a CDS encoding LOG family protein — protein: MKVAVYCGSSMGNDEAYAEAACALGKYFAEQNISLVYGGGKVGLMGVVADAVLDNGGQVIGVIPTHLKHKEIGHPGLTELIEVSDMHARKAKMAELADAYVALPGGAGTMDEFFEIWTWAQLGHHQKPCALYNVNGFYDSLLTFIHSAKDAGFTRDAFAEMIIVATEPQQLLAAYERYESPAGKWN
- a CDS encoding energy transducer TonB, translated to MSRTFIWILISLALHALLAWGWLSYVPEKAAGGGSITVNLTAGAADTAPAASPADAQQPTDVAQSQDISAPSEPAVTAAAETPAAPVPEPAVQAVDNIPAEVATRVTDTPEPVAQPAKPEARKPQVTEHTAAPAEPPAEQPQKTKPEAVAEAAPAPVEKNTAEPLPVKKPAAVAAAKPPVKSADPVVQAEETVKPAPQSTEPPVEQLVERPVTPLAEALSAAETGSSQAEQEFATEDAQQAGVAAQPAAGDFLQARILSDQKPKYPRRAIARDQQGQVKLRLFLNARGEVERYEVIASSGFKLLDRAVQQFVQQERFVPAMRNGLAVASTQTFSFTFRLQ